The Acidimicrobiia bacterium genome segment AACACGATCATCACGATCACCGACCAGCAGGGCAACACGCTCTCCTGGGCGTCGTCGGGCAACGTCGGGTTCAAGGGCTCGCGCAAGTCGACGCCGTTCGCGGCGCAGCTCGCGGCCGAGGCCGCCGGGAAGCGCGCGATGGAGCACGGCGTCCGCAAGGTCGACGTGGTCGTGAAGGGTCCGGGCTCGGGACGTGAGACCGCGATCCGCTCGCTGCAGAACACCGGCATCGAGGTGGTCGGCATCAAGGACGTCACGCCGATCCCGCACAACGGCTGCCGCCCTCCCAAGCGGCGGAGGGTCTAGAAGATGGCGCGTTACACCGGTCCCGTCTGCCGGCTCTGCCGGCGTGAGCGGGTGAAGCTGTTCCTCAAGGGCACGAAGTGCGACTCGATGCGGTGCCCGATCGAGCGTCGCCCGTACCCGCCCGGCCAGCACGGCCGCGGTCGCATTCGCGAGAGCGAGTACCTGCTCCAGCTGCGCGAGAAGCAGAAGGCGCGCCGCATCTACGGGCTGCTCGAGAAGCAGTTCCGCAACCTCTACGCGGAGGCCGCGCGCCAGCAGGGCATCACGGGCGAGAACCTGCTGCGCATGCTCGAGACGCGCATCGACAACATCGTGTTCCGTGCCGGCTTCGCGTCGAGCCGGAACCAGGCTCGCCAGCTCGTGCGGCACGGGCACGTGTCGGTGAACGGCAAGCGCGTGACGATCCCGTCGTACACGCTCCGCAAGGGCGACGTCGCGGAGCTGCGCACCAAGGCGAAGAACATGATCGTGATCCGCCACAACATCGACACGCTCGACCGGGCCGTCCCGCAGTGGCTCG includes the following:
- the rpsK gene encoding 30S ribosomal protein S11, which produces MAKPSTGGRRPKRKERKNVAYAVAHIKSSFNNTIITITDQQGNTLSWASSGNVGFKGSRKSTPFAAQLAAEAAGKRAMEHGVRKVDVVVKGPGSGRETAIRSLQNTGIEVVGIKDVTPIPHNGCRPPKRRRV
- the rpsD gene encoding 30S ribosomal protein S4, whose amino-acid sequence is MARYTGPVCRLCRRERVKLFLKGTKCDSMRCPIERRPYPPGQHGRGRIRESEYLLQLREKQKARRIYGLLEKQFRNLYAEAARQQGITGENLLRMLETRIDNIVFRAGFASSRNQARQLVRHGHVSVNGKRVTIPSYTLRKGDVAELRTKAKNMIVIRHNIDTLDRAVPQWLDASASDHRVTVRELPLRAQIEIPVREQLIVELYSK